From one Sparus aurata chromosome 16, fSpaAur1.1, whole genome shotgun sequence genomic stretch:
- the LOC115565858 gene encoding beta-3 adrenergic receptor-like isoform X2 produces MADALRTLHGALMILLGVASIFGNLLLLLVLLLNKELRSDTLGLTLSSALSDLALGLSTIPSSAYNSLAWPSCCPSDGAFCQGSGFIFLLLQTSSIHSLTWTTVNKFTELCFALSYSSIWTVGRRRAVLVLVWFFCLATASLPLLGFGSYVYSESRFLCCPSFTPDNRYFVLLWMAAGIVAPIVTMCSLYGYIVYVARKQARRGTFMCNELHCYYVPANNYLRSSIIMVTTSAGTGRRCVRASPG; encoded by the exons ATGGCGGACGCTCTGAGAACGCTGCACGGCGCTCTGATGATCCTGTTGGGTGTGGCCTCCATCTTTgggaacctcctcctcctgctggtgcTCCTCCTGAACAAGGAGCTCCGGTCGGACACGCTGGGCCTCACCCTGAGCTCCGCCCTTAGCGACCTGGCCCTCGGTCTCTCCACCATCCCCTCAAGCGCCTACAACAGCCTGGCGTGGCCGTCTTGCTGTCCCAGCGATGGCGCCTTCTGTCAGGGCAGCGGCTTCATCTTCCTGCTCCTGCAGACCTCTTCCATCCACTCGCTCACCTGGACCACCGTCAACAAGTTCACTGAGCTCTGCTTCGCCCTCAGCTACAGCAGCATCTGGACAGTCGGGCGGAGGCGGGCGGTGCTGGTCCTGGTCTGGTTCTTCTGCCTGGCCACCGCCTCCCTGCCCCTGCTGGGGTTCGGCAGCTACGTCTACAGCGAGTCGCGGTTCCTGTGCTGCCCGAGCTTCACCCCTGATAACAGGTACTTTGTGTTGCTGTGGATGGCTGCGGGCATCGTGGCGCCGATTGTCACCATGTGCTCTCTGTACGGATACATCGTCTACGTGGCCCGCAAACAGGCCAGGAGGGGGACGTTCATGTGCAACGAGCTGCACTGCTACTACGTCCCTGCCAACAACTACCTGAGGAGCTCCATCATCATGGTCACCACCTCAG caggtaCAGGGCGGCGGTGCGTCAGAGCCTCACCAGGTTAA
- the LOC115565859 gene encoding beta-3 adrenergic receptor-like isoform X2, which yields MADALRTLHGALMILLGVASIFGNLLLLLVLLLNKELRSDTLGLTLSSALSDLALGLSTIPSSAYNSLAWPSCCPSDGAFCQGSGFIFLLLQTSSIHSLTWTTVNKFTELCFALSYSSIWTVGRRRAVLVLVWFFCLATASLPLLGFGSYVYSESRFLCCPSFTPDNRYFVLLWMAAGIVAPIVTMCSLYGYIVYVARKQARRGTFMCNELHCYYVPANNYLRSSIIMVTTSAGTGRRCVRASPG from the coding sequence ATGGCGGACGCTCTGAGAACGCTGCACGGCGCTCTGATGATCCTGTTGGGTGTGGCCTCCATCTTTgggaacctcctcctcctgctggtgcTCCTCCTGAACAAGGAGCTCCGGTCGGACACGCTGGGCCTCACCCTGAGCTCCGCCCTTAGCGACCTGGCCCTCGGTCTCTCCACCATCCCCTCAAGCGCCTACAACAGCCTGGCGTGGCCGTCTTGCTGTCCCAGCGATGGCGCCTTCTGTCAGGGCAGCGGCTTCATCTTCCTGCTCCTGCAGACCTCTTCCATCCACTCGCTCACCTGGACCACCGTCAACAAGTTCACTGAGCTCTGCTTCGCCCTCAGCTACAGCAGCATCTGGACAGTCGGGCGGAGGCGGGCGGTGCTGGTCCTGGTCTGGTTCTTCTGCCTGGCCACCGCCTCCCTGCCCCTGCTGGGGTTCGGCAGCTACGTCTACAGCGAGTCGCGGTTCCTGTGCTGCCCGAGCTTCACCCCTGATAACAGGTACTTTGTGTTGCTGTGGATGGCTGCGGGCATCGTGGCGCCGATTGTCACCATGTGCTCTCTGTACGGATACATCGTCTACGTGGCCCGCAAACAGGCCAGGAGGGGGACGTTCATGTGCAACGAGCTGCACTGCTACTACGTCCCTGCCAACAACTACCTGAGGAGCTCCATCATCATGGTCACCACCTCAG
- the LOC115565858 gene encoding histamine H2 receptor-like isoform X1: MADALRTLHGALMILLGVASIFGNLLLLLVLLLNKELRSDTLGLTLSSALSDLALGLSTIPSSAYNSLAWPSCCPSDGAFCQGSGFIFLLLQTSSIHSLTWTTVNKFTELCFALSYSSIWTVGRRRAVLVLVWFFCLATASLPLLGFGSYVYSESRFLCCPSFTPDNRYFVLLWMAAGIVAPIVTMCSLYGYIVYVARKQARRGTFMCNELHCYYVPANNYLRSSIIMVTTSACLLVCWLPFVSVCLYETLSGHQSPAVTSALSAWLVLSSTALNPWITCMTQTRYRAAVRQSLTRLMLMCSRTPLESRPQSSALHLDTANHISTTSRTTAATHPPSSPKSPTAP, encoded by the exons ATGGCGGACGCTCTGAGAACGCTGCACGGCGCTCTGATGATCCTGTTGGGTGTGGCCTCCATCTTTgggaacctcctcctcctgctggtgcTCCTCCTGAACAAGGAGCTCCGGTCGGACACGCTGGGCCTCACCCTGAGCTCCGCCCTTAGCGACCTGGCCCTCGGTCTCTCCACCATCCCCTCAAGCGCCTACAACAGCCTGGCGTGGCCGTCTTGCTGTCCCAGCGATGGCGCCTTCTGTCAGGGCAGCGGCTTCATCTTCCTGCTCCTGCAGACCTCTTCCATCCACTCGCTCACCTGGACCACCGTCAACAAGTTCACTGAGCTCTGCTTCGCCCTCAGCTACAGCAGCATCTGGACAGTCGGGCGGAGGCGGGCGGTGCTGGTCCTGGTCTGGTTCTTCTGCCTGGCCACCGCCTCCCTGCCCCTGCTGGGGTTCGGCAGCTACGTCTACAGCGAGTCGCGGTTCCTGTGCTGCCCGAGCTTCACCCCTGATAACAGGTACTTTGTGTTGCTGTGGATGGCTGCGGGCATCGTGGCGCCGATTGTCACCATGTGCTCTCTGTACGGATACATCGTCTACGTGGCCCGCAAACAGGCCAGGAGGGGGACGTTCATGTGCAACGAGCTGCACTGCTACTACGTCCCTGCCAACAACTACCTGAGGAGCTCCATCATCATGGTCACCACCTCAG cgTGTCTGCTGGTGTGCTGGCTGCCCTTCGTCTCAGTGTGTCTGTACGAGACGTTGAGCGGTCATCAGAGTCCAGCAGTgacctctgctctctctgcctgGCTCgttctgagcagcactgctctaAACCCGTGGATCACCTGCATGACGCAGAC caggtaCAGGGCGGCGGTGCGTCAGAGCCTCACCAGGTTAATGCTGATGTGTTCAAGGACGCCTCTGGAGTCCCGCCCTCAGAGCTCTGCCCTCCATCTGGACACAGCCAATCACATCAGCACAACTTCAAGGactacagcagcaacacaccCGCCATCTTCACCAAAATCACCAACAGCACCGTGA